In Microcoleus sp. AS-A8, one DNA window encodes the following:
- a CDS encoding DDE transposase family protein, producing the protein MNNTQKWYVVKRPNGPCEIIPNTQLEGEDDPTLVERWGPFDSQQDAIARRVGLIRAGKCQPA; encoded by the coding sequence ATGAATAATACACAAAAATGGTATGTTGTCAAGCGCCCTAATGGACCATGCGAAATTATCCCCAATACTCAACTAGAAGGGGAAGACGACCCAACCCTTGTGGAGCGGTGGGGGCCGTTTGATTCACAACAAGATGCGATCGCACGTCGCGTCGGACTCATTCGCGCCGGAAAGTGTCAGCCCGCCTAG
- a CDS encoding tetratricopeptide repeat protein produces the protein MDLSNSWKRFCFKIKQKFPPSSLALSPHTFLVTVSFLLLGGSLTALTQPHTASAQSLPVLTPTQPAAVEELNKGIGLIQQGKLPEAIAAFRQASQLNPQLAPAHYNLGLALRQAGQLQASADAFYQATQVDPNFALAFANLGAALLEGSNLQQARDYLTRALELEPNLGVAHYNYGLLLSQAGEQEQAIAQFKSALQVSQNAPEPAYHIGLIYLQQSKIEDAQKSFQQAIKINPKYAEAHYNLGSILFNQSKFDAALAAFRKAAESNPNYPNAYYGAGLVFLRQNRFSDAQQVLQYAKALYTAQGNSQWATNADQLLQKAHTSNP, from the coding sequence ATGGATTTAAGCAACAGTTGGAAACGATTTTGTTTCAAAATAAAGCAGAAATTTCCCCCCAGTAGCTTGGCATTATCCCCGCACACCTTCCTTGTGACGGTTAGCTTCCTGTTATTGGGTGGCAGCCTAACCGCGCTGACACAGCCACATACCGCCTCGGCGCAGTCACTCCCTGTGCTGACGCCGACACAACCTGCCGCCGTTGAGGAACTCAACAAGGGAATTGGGTTGATTCAGCAGGGAAAATTGCCAGAAGCGATCGCCGCATTTCGACAAGCCTCTCAACTCAACCCCCAACTCGCACCCGCCCACTACAACTTGGGGTTAGCCTTGCGCCAAGCAGGGCAATTACAAGCGTCAGCCGATGCCTTTTATCAGGCAACCCAGGTAGACCCCAATTTTGCTTTAGCTTTTGCTAATTTAGGAGCAGCGTTGTTAGAAGGGAGTAATTTACAGCAAGCACGAGATTATTTGACGCGGGCACTCGAACTTGAACCCAACCTCGGTGTCGCCCATTACAACTATGGTTTGTTACTTTCCCAAGCGGGAGAGCAAGAGCAGGCGATCGCTCAGTTCAAGAGTGCGTTACAGGTGAGCCAAAATGCTCCAGAACCTGCTTATCATATCGGACTTATTTATTTACAACAAAGCAAAATTGAAGATGCCCAGAAATCTTTTCAACAAGCCATAAAAATTAACCCTAAATATGCAGAAGCTCATTATAATTTAGGCTCAATTTTATTTAATCAAAGCAAGTTTGATGCGGCGCTCGCCGCTTTCCGAAAAGCGGCTGAAAGTAACCCGAACTATCCCAATGCTTACTATGGTGCTGGGTTAGTATTTCTGCGGCAGAACCGATTTAGTGATGCCCAGCAAGTTTTGCAATATGCTAAAGCGCTCTATACGGCGCAAGGGAATTCCCAGTGGGCGACAAATGCCGATCAGTTATTACAAAAGGCACATACTTCTAATCCCTAG
- a CDS encoding S41 family peptidase produces the protein MVITKRGLVLGATALVITTVAVTTVGLLDKSQAVLSEVFRPSPKELVDEVWQIIDRQYVDATFNQQDWRSVRNEYLNRNYTNQEEAYKAIREMLKKLEDPYTRFMDPQEFKNMQIDTSGELTGVGIQLAQDEQTKKLMVISPIEDTPAFKAGVLAKDVILKIDGKSTEGMDVNDAVKLIRGEPGSSVKLTVQRGNKQIDYQLTRAKIEIHPVRYDSKNSPNGKVGYIRLTQFSANAAQEMRTAIKELEKQQVTGYILDLRSNPGGLLNASVDIARMWIDDGAIVSTVDRQGETDLQFANNRALTDKPLVVLVDGGSASASEILSGALQDDKRATLIGTQTFGKGLVQSVRQLEDGSGLAVTIAKYLTPSKRDINKLGIAPDVVVELSDTQRKTLQQDRTKIGTSDDPQYAKGLEILQQKIAAKQNPKLQSTAR, from the coding sequence ATGGTAATTACAAAACGTGGCCTCGTTCTTGGTGCGACAGCATTAGTAATAACAACTGTTGCGGTGACAACTGTCGGTCTTTTAGATAAAAGCCAAGCTGTTTTAAGCGAGGTTTTTCGCCCAAGCCCTAAGGAGTTAGTGGATGAGGTTTGGCAGATTATTGATCGACAATATGTAGATGCCACGTTCAATCAGCAGGACTGGCGATCCGTTCGCAACGAATATTTGAACCGCAATTACACTAACCAGGAAGAGGCTTATAAAGCCATCCGGGAAATGCTGAAGAAGCTGGAAGACCCTTACACTCGGTTCATGGACCCGCAAGAGTTCAAGAACATGCAGATTGATACGTCTGGAGAACTCACTGGTGTCGGGATTCAGTTGGCTCAGGATGAGCAAACGAAAAAGCTGATGGTGATTTCACCGATTGAGGATACACCCGCGTTTAAGGCTGGGGTTCTGGCCAAGGATGTGATCCTCAAGATTGACGGCAAGAGTACCGAAGGCATGGATGTCAACGACGCCGTCAAGCTGATTCGGGGTGAACCCGGAAGTTCAGTAAAACTTACTGTTCAGCGAGGGAACAAGCAAATCGATTATCAGCTCACACGGGCCAAAATTGAAATTCATCCAGTACGCTACGACTCTAAGAACTCGCCCAATGGCAAGGTTGGCTATATTCGCCTTACTCAATTTAGCGCCAATGCAGCGCAGGAAATGCGTACTGCGATCAAAGAATTAGAAAAACAGCAGGTGACGGGCTATATTCTAGATTTACGCTCTAATCCTGGTGGCTTACTCAATGCCAGTGTTGATATTGCCCGGATGTGGATCGACGATGGGGCCATTGTCTCGACGGTGGATCGGCAGGGAGAAACGGATCTTCAATTCGCCAATAATCGTGCTCTTACGGATAAGCCGCTAGTGGTGCTGGTGGATGGGGGTTCAGCCAGTGCTAGTGAAATTCTGTCTGGGGCTTTACAAGATGATAAGCGCGCTACTCTAATCGGAACTCAGACATTTGGGAAAGGGTTGGTTCAGTCAGTGCGGCAATTGGAAGATGGATCGGGTCTGGCGGTGACCATCGCCAAGTATCTCACGCCCAGTAAACGGGATATTAACAAGTTGGGAATTGCCCCAGATGTTGTAGTAGAACTGTCTGACACACAGCGTAAGACGTTGCAGCAGGATCGGACAAAAATCGGCACCTCAGACGACCCTCAATATGCCAAAGGTCTTGAAATCCTTCAGCAGAAGATTGCCGCCAAGCAAAACCCCAAATTACAATCTACCGCGCGTTAA
- a CDS encoding elongation factor G, giving the protein MNQKVSSATRNVAIVGPYLSGKTTLLESLLFVSGAISRKGSIKDGNTVGDGAAEARDRQMTVEVSAASTQYQDIRFTFVDCPGSIEFAQETYNALIGVDAAVVVCEPVTDRVLTLAPLFKFLDDREIPHLVFINKMDRLTCDGDGWGESYRAILDALKSVSTRPLIPHQYPIGQGEQLIGFIDLVTEQAFHYHPGAPADPVPLPESLKEQEHAARAEMLEALADFDDHLLEELLEEIEPPQEEIVQDLRMELGADLIVPVFIGVAEQDYGVRHLIDALVREAPTPETTAERRGLDINSETVVAQVLKTYYTPQGGKLSLVRVWQGQLTDGIVLNGVRGGGLYRMLGQQQQSVSEAPAGEIVAIGRLEGIHTGQTLTNHSGNGRMEEAKAESLRPVYALAIAAENRKDEVKLSNALTKLLEEDPSLAWEQHGDTNEIILWGQGEIHLQVALDRLRRKYNLPMATHLPRVPYKETIRKPTNSHGRYKHQSGGHGQFGDVYLDIKPVPRGEGFSFSETIVGGVVPKQYIPGVEIGVREYLTHGPLGFPVVDVAVTLTNGSYHNVDSSEQAFKQAARLAMTEGMTKSEPVLLEPIMTVQVCAPKEFTSKVLQLITGRRGQILGYEGRSDWQGWDCVSGYLPQAEMHDFIIELRSLTLGVGFFNWQYDHLQEVPGKLAENLLTTSSNGNGK; this is encoded by the coding sequence ATGAACCAAAAAGTGAGTTCTGCCACCCGTAATGTGGCAATTGTTGGTCCCTATTTAAGCGGTAAAACAACACTTTTAGAAAGTTTGTTGTTCGTTTCGGGTGCAATTTCACGCAAAGGCAGTATTAAAGACGGTAATACGGTGGGGGATGGTGCTGCCGAAGCACGCGATCGCCAAATGACAGTAGAAGTCAGTGCGGCGAGTACCCAGTATCAAGACATCCGCTTCACCTTTGTCGATTGTCCCGGTTCAATAGAATTTGCCCAAGAAACTTACAACGCCTTAATTGGTGTCGATGCGGCGGTTGTCGTTTGTGAACCGGTCACCGATCGCGTCCTGACGCTTGCTCCCTTATTCAAATTCCTCGATGATCGGGAAATCCCCCACCTCGTCTTTATCAACAAAATGGATCGACTCACCTGCGATGGTGATGGTTGGGGGGAATCTTATCGAGCCATCTTAGACGCCCTCAAATCTGTTTCGACACGCCCTCTAATTCCCCATCAATATCCCATTGGTCAAGGGGAACAGCTAATTGGGTTTATTGATTTAGTTACAGAGCAAGCTTTTCATTACCATCCCGGTGCGCCCGCCGACCCAGTACCCCTGCCAGAGTCGTTAAAAGAACAAGAACATGCCGCACGGGCAGAAATGCTGGAAGCGCTGGCTGATTTTGATGACCACCTACTAGAAGAACTATTAGAGGAAATTGAGCCACCCCAAGAAGAAATTGTCCAAGATTTGAGGATGGAATTGGGGGCAGATTTAATTGTGCCCGTATTCATCGGGGTCGCCGAGCAAGATTACGGCGTTCGGCACCTGATTGATGCCCTCGTGCGGGAAGCCCCAACCCCTGAAACGACCGCTGAGCGGCGAGGGCTGGATATCAACTCCGAGACGGTGGTGGCACAAGTACTTAAAACCTACTACACACCTCAAGGAGGTAAACTCTCTCTCGTGCGCGTCTGGCAGGGACAACTGACGGATGGAATCGTCCTAAATGGAGTCCGTGGCGGTGGTTTGTACCGGATGCTCGGTCAGCAACAGCAATCGGTTTCCGAAGCGCCAGCCGGTGAGATTGTCGCGATTGGACGCTTAGAAGGAATTCACACAGGCCAAACTCTCACCAACCATTCTGGCAACGGGAGGATGGAAGAGGCGAAAGCTGAATCACTGCGACCGGTCTATGCACTAGCGATCGCCGCCGAAAATCGCAAAGATGAAGTCAAGCTCAGTAATGCATTAACCAAGCTGCTGGAAGAAGACCCCTCTCTGGCTTGGGAGCAACACGGGGACACCAACGAAATTATCCTTTGGGGACAGGGTGAAATTCACCTTCAAGTAGCCTTAGACCGACTGCGGCGCAAATATAACCTACCGATGGCGACTCACCTGCCGCGAGTGCCCTACAAAGAAACGATCCGCAAACCCACCAATTCCCACGGACGCTACAAGCATCAAAGTGGCGGTCACGGGCAGTTTGGGGATGTTTACCTGGATATCAAACCCGTACCGCGTGGCGAAGGCTTTAGCTTCTCGGAAACGATTGTGGGGGGTGTGGTGCCAAAGCAGTACATCCCTGGCGTGGAAATTGGGGTGCGGGAGTATTTGACGCATGGGCCACTCGGTTTTCCAGTGGTTGATGTGGCTGTAACTCTGACGAATGGCTCTTACCACAACGTCGATAGCTCAGAACAAGCCTTTAAGCAGGCGGCGCGGTTAGCCATGACGGAGGGAATGACTAAGTCTGAGCCGGTGCTTTTAGAACCCATCATGACCGTTCAGGTGTGTGCGCCGAAGGAATTCACCTCGAAGGTGCTGCAACTGATCACCGGGCGTCGGGGACAAATTCTCGGCTATGAAGGGCGTTCCGATTGGCAGGGTTGGGATTGTGTCTCTGGCTATCTGCCTCAGGCGGAAATGCACGACTTTATCATTGAGTTGCGATCGCTTACTTTGGGCGTCGGCTTCTTCAATTGGCAGTATGATCATCTCCAGGAAGTCCCCGGCAAACTGGCTGAAAATCTGCTGACCACCAGTAGCAATGGGAATGGCAAATAG